The proteins below are encoded in one region of Apium graveolens cultivar Ventura chromosome 4, ASM990537v1, whole genome shotgun sequence:
- the LOC141720280 gene encoding putative Histone-lysine N-methyltransferase ATXR5, protein MSSFNTPIASQPNYPPHSQPNHLPQFPPKKVPRVHKFRSLADLYQATKQVNIPVHSRPHLPNISGPPVHPKEKYIEDLLKATIVVVAPHIYYNELTCKICGFGDKEDQILICDDCDNGFHMKCLRPAVLEIPPENWYCDGCRSKHPEESTRDGSSKSRKRYFGIIANYISPEVPQKRRKRLPKKSTKFLPYVPANDVESRNRQMDSLRFALQSKNVAFSDKLTYSHDMAPKSANQSKYEGDDIQELSTEDYITIKKCKAMMKGGKCPPLKVVFDEVEGYKVEADGPIKAMTFLAEYTGDVDFVRNRRDDENFDSFMTLLTYRDSEEEDGLFICPDKRGNIARFISGINNHSAEGRKKKNLKSVRYNVRGKCHVYLVALRNIKKGERLCFDYNGQDSGYDTQHFI, encoded by the exons ATGTCTTCATTCAACACACCTATAGCTTCCCAACCCAACTACCCCCCACATTCTCAACCCAACCACCTCCCACAGTTTCCACCTAAGAAGGTCCCGCGTGTGCACAAGTTTAGGTCACTGGCCGATTTATATCAGGCCACAAAACAAGTTAATATACCAGTCCATTCTCGGCCCCATCTTCCCAACATCTCCGGCCCCCCAGTCCACCCAAAAGAGAAATATATAGAAGATCTCCTGAAGGCAACCATAGTTGTTGTGGCTCCACATATTTATTATAATGAGCTCACATGTAAGATATGTGGATTTGGGGACAAAGAGGACCAAATATTGATATGTGATGATTGTGATAATGGGTTTCATATGAAGTGTCTGAGACCGGCTGTTCTTGAAATTCCCCCTGAAAACTGGTATTGTGATGGTTGCCGCAGTAAGCACCCAGAAG AATCAACTAGAGATGGATCTAGTAAATCAAGGAAGAGGTATTTTGGGATTATAGCTAACTACATTTCACCTGAAG TTCCTCAAAAAAGGCGTAAACGTTTGCCAAAAAAATCTACAAAATTTCTTCCGTACGTTCCAGCAAATGATGTTGAGAGTAGGAACAGACAAATGGATTCTCTACGTTTTGCTCTGCAGAGTAAGAACGTAGCATTTAGTGATAAACTGACATACTCACATGACATGGCTCCTAAATCTGCTAATCAATCCAAGTATGAGGGAGATGACATCCAG GAACTATCTACCGAAGATTACATAACAATAAAGAAATGTAAAGCAATGATGAAAGGAGGAAAATGTCCTCCTCTTAAAGTTGTTTTTGATGAAGTGGAAGG GTACAAAGTTGAAGCAGATGGTCCAATCAAAGCCATGACTTTTCTTGCTGAGTATACAGGAGATGTAGATTTTGTCAGGAATCGGAGAGATGATGAGAATTTTGATAGCTTTATGACCCTCCTTACTTACAGAGACTCAGAAGAAGAAGATGGTCTCTTTATTTGCCCGGACAAGCGGGGAAATATAGCTCGCTTCATTAGTGGCATTAACAACCATTCTGC GgagggaagaaagaagaaaaaccTCAAATCTGTGAGGTACAATGTTCGTGGTAAATGTCATGTTTATCTTGTCGCTCTTCGTAATATAAAAAAGGGAGAACGACTTTGTTTCGATTATAATGGACAAGATAGTGGATATGATACACAACATTTTATTTAG